TCGGGCGCCGCACGCGCAGCGCCCGCCGACGCGTCAACGACGTCGCGGGCAAGATCCCGCTCGCCCGGCCCCCACAGCACCACGCTCGACAACTGATGCCACTCGCGGAGCCGACGCGCGAGCAACGCGAACCGCGAGGCGGGCCATCGCTTGTTCGGCCACGCGGCACCCGGATTCAGCACGGCGAACGAACCGCCCGCCTCGTCGAGCCACCGCACGAGCTCGACGCGCGGTTCGGGCAGCTCGAGGGGAAACCGCTTCACTTCACTCTTCGCCCCGAGCCTGCCGACGAGCGCGAGGTTCTTGTCGATGACGTGCCGCGCGGACGCCGGCGGCGCGACGGCCACCGTGTACGCAAGACGCGCCGCAGGCTCGCGCAGCGCGGCGCGTGCGAAACCCACGGTGCGGCGTCCCCCGGCAGCGCGCGCGAGCACGGCCGATTTCACGAGGCCCTGCAGGTCGACGACGGCATCGTACCGACGCGCGCGCAGCCGCTTCGCCGTCTCGTGCCAGCCGTCGGCCCCGGCGACGACGCGCGAGTCGAACGGCACGACCTGCGAGACGCCGTCGACGAGATCGACGAACGCGCGGTGTTTCTTCTCGACGACCCAGTCGATCTCCGCGGCGGGAAACGTCTCACGCAGGGCCGCGGCCGCCGGCAACGCGTGCACGAGGTCGCCGAGCGCCCCGAGGCGCACGATGAGGACGCGGGTCATGAGGCGGCCGGCGGCTGGCGGCCGGCGGCTGGCGGCGTCAACTGGGCCCACGGCGCGACGCCGCAGGCATCGCCCGGGCGACGCTGACCCTTCGCCCCACCGGGATCACGCCGCCAGCGTGCCGCCGGGGCTGAAGCTCCGGCGCCACGGGAGAGGATCGGCTGCGTCGTTGCGAAAGCCCCGGCGCTACGGAAGAGGGACGCTCGCGGCGGGCGGGCCGGCGTCTTCGCAAAGCGAAGCGTTCGGAGCAAGCCGTCGCGATCGCACGAAAAGTGCGGCGCAGGCCCGCGACGCGGCGTGGGGATGGGGGCCCCCACGCCCGGGTTCGACACGATGAGCCGGAGCCGCGTTTTTCCGGCTTGCGGAGCCGCTTCGCGGCGCGAACGCGCCGGCCCGCCCGACGCGAGCCCCGCCGATTCGCGCGACGCCGCCATCCGAGCGGCCCTCATGGCCCGATCCGTCCGAGCAGCTCGCGCGTCGAGTGATCCTTCGGGTCGCCGACGATGGCCGTCCGCCCGCCCCACTGCTTGACCACGTCGCGCTCGGGCACGGTGTCGACGGTGTAGTCGGTGCCCTTGCAGTGCACGTCGGGCCGCACCGCTTCGAGCACGGCAGTCACCGTGAGCTCGGGGAACACCACGACGTAGTCGACGACGCGGAGGGCGGCGACGAGCTCGGCGCGGTCGGTCGCGGGCAGCACGGGCCGGCCCTCCCCCTTCAACTGACGCACCGACTCGTCGTCGTTGATCGCCACCACGAGGCGGTCGGCCTCGTCGGCGGCGGCTTCGAGGTAGCGCACGTGGCCGACGTGGAGGATGTCGAAACACCCGTTGGCGAACGCGATGGTGCGGCCCGCCTCGCGATCGCGCGCGACCCGCTCGACCAGCTCGGAGAGCGCCAGCACCTTCGTCATCGTCCGCGTTCCTGCCCGAGAATCCACGACACCGCTCCCATCACGTTGTCGACGACGGGCACGCCGTCGAGCAGGTGCGGCGACTCGCGCTCTTCCTTCGCGCCGTAGCCGGTGCGCACCAGGATGCCCCGCGCGCCGACGGCGGCCGCCAGCCCGACGTCTCGCCACCGGTCGCCGACGACCCACGACCGCGCGAGGTCGAGCCCCATCTCGTCGGCCGCGCGGCGCGCCAGGCCGGGCGCCGGCTTACGGCAGCCGCAGGCGGCCCGGTACGCCTCGACGCGCGCGTCGGGATGGTGCGGGCAGTAGTACGCCGCGTCGAAATGCGCGCCGCCCGCCTCGAGGCGGGCCGCCAGCTCGCGGTGAGTCGCGTGCACGAACGCTTCGTCGAAGTACCCGAGCGCGACGCCGGACTGGTTGGTCGCGATCACGATCTTGAACCCGGCCCGCGCGACCAGACGCAGCGCGTCGACGGTGTACGGAAACAGCCGCAGGTTCTCGAGCCGGTCGAGATAGCCGGCTTCCTCGATGAGGGTGCCGTCACGGTCGAAGAACACGGCGGGTGTCACGCGGCGATTCCTCCGCCGGGGCTGAAGCTCCGGCGCTACGACGGTCCCTTCGCCTCCGCCGGGGTTGAAGCCCCGGCGCTACGACCCCTCGGTCAGCACGTCGGCGAGCGCCCCGAACACGGTGTCGGGCGCGATGCCGCGCATGCAGTGATGGTCGATCGGGCACTCGCGCAGCTGGCACGGCCGGCACCACGACGGCGCCGTCACCACGCGGTGCGGCCCGATTGGCGCGGTCGCGCGCTCGTCGGTCGG
This genomic window from Acidobacteriota bacterium contains:
- the waaC gene encoding lipopolysaccharide heptosyltransferase I produces the protein MTRVLIVRLGALGDLVHALPAAAALRETFPAAEIDWVVEKKHRAFVDLVDGVSQVVPFDSRVVAGADGWHETAKRLRARRYDAVVDLQGLVKSAVLARAAGGRRTVGFARAALREPAARLAYTVAVAPPASARHVIDKNLALVGRLGAKSEVKRFPLELPEPRVELVRWLDEAGGSFAVLNPGAAWPNKRWPASRFALLARRLREWHQLSSVVLWGPGERDLARDVVDASAGAARAAPETTLVDLLHIARRAELFVAGDTGPLHLAAAMATPIVGIYGPTSPARNGPWHPDDICLSRFELCACHHQRRCRVRDWCLDGVSVDEVAAAATARLAAGGRR
- a CDS encoding adenylyltransferase/cytidyltransferase family protein — protein: MTKVLALSELVERVARDREAGRTIAFANGCFDILHVGHVRYLEAAADEADRLVVAINDDESVRQLKGEGRPVLPATDRAELVAALRVVDYVVVFPELTVTAVLEAVRPDVHCKGTDYTVDTVPERDVVKQWGGRTAIVGDPKDHSTRELLGRIGP
- a CDS encoding HAD family hydrolase translates to MTPAVFFDRDGTLIEEAGYLDRLENLRLFPYTVDALRLVARAGFKIVIATNQSGVALGYFDEAFVHATHRELAARLEAGGAHFDAAYYCPHHPDARVEAYRAACGCRKPAPGLARRAADEMGLDLARSWVVGDRWRDVGLAAAVGARGILVRTGYGAKEERESPHLLDGVPVVDNVMGAVSWILGQERGR